The following are from one region of the Bacteroidota bacterium genome:
- the arsM gene encoding arsenosugar biosynthesis arsenite methyltransferase ArsM — translation MSYLDTTYNVYKDAAETPNVGLCCTTTPVWQLPGLSIPAKMLAMNYGCGSTVNPRDLVNEPTVLYVGVGGGMELLQFSYFSRRPGGVIGVDVVDEMLQASRENMVQAEVENPWFRSEFIDLRKGDALSLPIADNSVDVAAQNCLFNIFKIDDLKKALSEMYRVLKPNGRLVLSDPVCDTEMPEALREDANLRALCLSGSMPLADYIKTITDVGFGTVEIRARRPYRVLAPGHYATDKLIYIESVEVCAIKDPMPADGPCVFTGKTAVYYGGMPFFDDGNGHIMAYNSPLAVCDKTAAALKGLWRDDIYISESTYFYDGGGCC, via the coding sequence ATGAGTTATCTCGATACCACCTACAACGTTTACAAGGATGCGGCTGAGACGCCGAATGTCGGCCTTTGCTGCACCACGACACCGGTTTGGCAATTGCCGGGCCTGAGCATTCCTGCAAAAATGCTGGCGATGAACTATGGCTGCGGTTCGACGGTGAATCCGCGGGACCTTGTGAATGAGCCGACTGTGCTTTACGTGGGCGTCGGTGGCGGCATGGAATTGCTGCAATTCTCCTATTTCAGCCGTCGTCCGGGTGGCGTGATCGGGGTGGATGTGGTGGATGAAATGCTGCAAGCCTCCCGCGAAAACATGGTGCAGGCCGAGGTCGAAAATCCTTGGTTCCGCTCCGAATTCATCGATTTGCGCAAAGGGGATGCACTTTCCTTGCCGATCGCGGACAATTCGGTGGATGTTGCGGCGCAGAATTGCCTGTTCAACATTTTCAAGATCGACGACCTGAAAAAGGCGCTTTCCGAGATGTACCGCGTGCTCAAACCCAATGGCCGCCTCGTCTTGAGCGATCCCGTTTGCGATACCGAAATGCCCGAAGCCTTGCGCGAGGACGCGAACCTGCGTGCGCTTTGCCTCAGCGGATCGATGCCCTTGGCCGATTACATCAAAACCATCACCGACGTGGGCTTTGGCACCGTCGAAATCCGTGCACGTCGCCCCTACCGCGTGCTCGCACCCGGGCATTACGCGACCGACAAACTCATTTACATCGAAAGCGTCGAAGTCTGCGCCATCAAAGACCCGATGCCTGCCGACGGCCCCTGTGTCTTCACCGGCAAAACAGCGGTCTACTACGGCGGAATGCCGTTTTTCGACGATGGCAACGGTCATATCATGGCTTACAATTCGCCGTTGGCGGTTTGTGACAAGACGGCCGCGGCATTGAAAGGACTGTGGCGGGATGATATTTACATTTCGGAGAGTACGTATTTTTATGATGGTGGGGGTTGCTGCTGA